GGTGACTTAAGGTATGCTGAAAAAAGTCGGACTATTCGCTGTTGATATTCTATTCATTTAATTTTAAATTAATTCTCAGTCAAGAAGGAGAAATCCGGAGTTAATTAAGGAAATTTATAGATAAAGGAGATTAATTTATGATAGCATTACTTGGATTTGTGACTGTTTGTACTGCCGTTATATTAATCACAAAGAATAAAATGCAGCCGGTGCCTGCACTGATTCTTATCCCGGTAATTACCTGTATTGCCGGCGGGTTTGGACCGCAATTAAGCAAATTTATCGTTAAAGGTATTTTAGAAGTAGCACCTATGGGAACAATGTTTATTTTTGCAACATTGTTTTTCGGCATTATTATTGATGCAGGAACGGTAGATCCAATCATAAAAAAAATCTTTAAGATCGTTGGTAGAGATCCAGTAAAAATAGTGTTAGCAACAGGCATTTTAGCCATGATGGTTCATCTCGACGGAAACGGCGCTGTTACCTTTTTGATTACGGTTCCCGCCATGCTGCCGCTGTATGATGCAGTCGGCATGAGGCGGACAACTTTGGCTACGGTTATTGCGTTAAGTGCCGGCTTGATGAATACAGAACCTTGGGCAGGCACTGCACAAAGATGTATGGTTGCCTTAAAATTGACTACCGATCAATTGTGGGTGCCACTCATTATTCCTTTCGTGGTCGGTGCTATCTCGATCTTGCTCATTGATTATAAATTGGCTCTGGATGAGAAGAAACGGCTTGCTAGTCTTCCCAACTATCAAGCTCATTTAGAATCCGCAGCAACAACCGAACTGATCTATGAGGTGAGTGAAGAAAAACAAAAGACTGCTCGGCCTAAGTGCTTTTGGTTCAATGTAATTCTCGTGTTATCCCTAATCGGCGTTTTAGTATCTGGAAAAATTTCTCCGGTCGTTGCGTTTATGG
This genomic window from Pelorhabdus rhamnosifermentans contains:
- a CDS encoding CitMHS family transporter, encoding MIALLGFVTVCTAVILITKNKMQPVPALILIPVITCIAGGFGPQLSKFIVKGILEVAPMGTMFIFATLFFGIIIDAGTVDPIIKKIFKIVGRDPVKIVLATGILAMMVHLDGNGAVTFLITVPAMLPLYDAVGMRRTTLATVIALSAGLMNTEPWAGTAQRCMVALKLTTDQLWVPLIIPFVVGAISILLIDYKLALDEKKRLASLPNYQAHLESAATTELIYEVSEEKQKTARPKCFWFNVILVLSLIGVLVSGKISPVVAFMVALTLVLMVNYPDVNEQKERMNAHAKNALLMSGIVFATGALVGVMSGTGMIPAMAQVLVNIIPNEFSRYLAVFVGIISMPLSLLFDPSSFYFGVLPVIAEAGKSFGIPAAEIARAAFLGQMNMGFPISPLTGGTFLLVALAGVGLGEHQLKTFPYAFLVTIIMLVVSIAIGAISI